The Calditrichota bacterium genomic sequence TTGTCTGATTCACCTGACTCTGACCCATCAAATTCTGTTTCCATTAATGGGTATGTTTCTAAACCACTATCTGAAAAAGAAATTTCATACAATACCAGTCAAAGGACAGTAAATGCACCTATTTCATTAGAAATTTATCCCAATCCTTTCAACCCGGAAACCCAAATAAGCTATAATCTTCCACGAGAATCCCGTGTCACTTTGTCAGTTTACAACATCGCCGGACAGAAAGTCGCCACACTGGCTGCGGGACGGCAACCGGCA encodes the following:
- a CDS encoding T9SS type A sorting domain-containing protein; the encoded protein is LSDSPDSDPSNSVSINGYVSKPLSEKEISYNTSQRTVNAPISLEIYPNPFNPETQISYNLPRESRVTLSVYNIAGQKVATLAAGRQPAGTHTAIFDGKSLPAGIYLVNLQVGRENHLQKVLLVK